The following coding sequences are from one Oncorhynchus nerka isolate Pitt River linkage group LG6, Oner_Uvic_2.0, whole genome shotgun sequence window:
- the ganabb gene encoding neutral alpha-glucosidase AB isoform X3 produces the protein MAAFIVRMGPLLVLWLAVFLSGTWAVDRGNFKTCDQSAFCKRQRALKPGQSPYRALLETLELTNTKLTLQLINDNNKVRLLLELYRLQGNMTRVKINELKPLKPRFEVPDVLINDPPTEPLSLLSQDENGVVLSLGADSQWLIVSAKPFRLDIMEGREVLLSLNSRGLLAFEHLRIRKDTISYKIKNNVYSAWENIKWVFSSQVDPEGAEKKEETDAANELAEGETAKEDGMWEETFKSHTDNKPNGPSSISLDFSLPGVEHVYGIPEHADSLKLKTTDGGDPYRLFNLDVFQYELFNPMALYGAIPVMLSHSAQRTMGIFWLNAAETWVDISSNTAGKTVFGQMLDYVQGSSETPQTDVRWISESGIIDVFIMLGPTPTDVFSQYASLTGTQAFPPLSALAYHQCRWNYNDQEDVAAVDKGFDEHDIPYDFIWLDIEHTDGKRYFTWDPHKFPQPKDMLQGLMDKRRKMVTIVDPHIKVDSSYKIHNEIRSKGFYVKNKDGGDYEGWCWPGNSGYPDFTNPEMRAWWASMFAYDQYEGSMENMYTWNDMNEPSVFNGPEVTMHKDALHGNWENRDLHNLYGLYVQMATAEGLIERSGGVERPFVLTRAFFAGSQRYGAVWTGDNTAEWEHLKISIPMCLSLGLVGVSFCGADVGGFFKSPSTELLVRWYQTGAYQPFFRAHAHLDTPRREPWLFGPENTALIREAVRQRYALLPYWYQLFYHAHHSGQPVMRPLWVEYPQDTATFSMDDQFLLGRDLLVHPVTEEGGRGVTAYLPGKGEVWFDVHTFQKHNGAQNLYIPVTISSIPVFQRGGSIIPRKARVRRSSSCMEHDPYTLFVALSPKRFAQGELYIDDGHTFNFDKQKQFIHRRLSFANKALSSRNLAPGSQFITPSWIEKIVILGASKPSKATLKTPDGKENLLEFEFDASMSVLTLRKPGVNAGVDWTVVLQ, from the exons ATGGCCGCCTTCATAGTAAG GATGGGGCCACTGTTAGTGTTGTGGCTGGCTGTCTTCCTCAGTGGGACCTGGGCGGTGGACCGTGGGAACTTCAAAACCTGTGACCAGAGTGCCTTCTGCAA GCGTCAGCGAGCGTTGAAGCCTGGCCAGTCCCCGTACAGAGCCCTGCTGGAGACCCTGGAGCTCACCAACACTAAACTCACACTGCAGCTCATCAATGACAACAACAAG GTGCGTCTGCTGCTCGAGCTCTATCGTCTCCAGGGCAACATGACCAGGGTGAAGATAAATGAGTTGAAGCCGCTGAAGCCTCGCTTTGAGGTCCCCGATGTGCTCATCAACGACCCTCCTACAGAGCC tctgtctctcctgtcgCAGGATGAGAATGGGGTGGTTCTGTCTTTGGGGGCAGACTCTCAGTGGCTGATCGTCAGTGCTAAACCGTTCCGATTGGACATCATGGAGGGGCGGGAGGTTCTTCTGTCACTTAACTCCCGTGGTCTGCTGGCCTTCGAGCACCTCCGGATCCGCAAGGATAC CATCTCCTATAAGATAAAAAACAACGTTTATAGCGCGTGGGAAAATATCAAGTGGGTATTCTCTAG TCAGGTAGACCCAGAAGGAGCTGAGAAGAAAGAAGAAACTGATGCTGCCAACGAACTGGCAGAAGGagag ACCGCAAAGGAGGATGGAATGTGGGAGGAGACGTTCAAGTCGCACACAGACAACAAACCCAATG GCCCTTCCTCCATTAGTCTGGACTTCTCTCTGCCAGGGGTAGAGCATGTCTATGGCATCCCGGAACACGCAGACAGTCTTAAACTCAAAACCACTGA TGGAGGGGATCCATACCGCTTGTTTAACCTAGACGTGTTCCAGTATGAGCTGTTCAACCCCATGGCCCTGTACGGTGCCATCCCTGTCATGCTGTCCCACAGTGCACAACGCACCATGGGCATCTTCTGGCTCAACGCTGCTGAGACCTGGGTGGACATCAGCTCCAACACCGCTggaaag ACTGTGTTTGGCCAGATGCTAGACTATGTTCAGGGCTCCAGTGAGACGCCACAGACAGACGTGCGTTGGATCTCAGAGAGCGGCATCATTGACGTCTTCATCATGCTGGGACCCACTCCCACTGATGTCTTCTCCCAGTACGCATCACTCACAG GTACCCAGGCCTTCCCTCCCCTGTCTGCACTGGCCTACCACCAGTGCCGCTGGAACTACAACGACCAGGAGGATGTGGCGGCTGTGGACAAGGGCTTCGATGAGCACGACATCCCCTACGACTTTATCTGGCTGGACATAGAGCACACGGACGGCAAGCGCTACTTCACCTGGGACCCTCACAAGTTCCCCCAGCCCAAAGACATGCTGCAGGGCCTGATGGACAAGAGACGCAAG ATGGTGACCATTGTGGACCCTCACATCAAGGTGGACAGCAGCTACAAGATCCACAATGAGATTCGCTCTAAAGGCTTCTATGTCAAAAACAAAGATGGTGGAGACTACGAGGGCTGGTGCTGGCCTG GTAATTCTGGTTACCCAGACTTTACCAATCCTGAGATGAGAGCTTGGTGGGCCAGTATGTTTGCCTACGATCAGTATGAG GGATCCATGGAGAACATGTATACATGGAATGACATGAACGAGCCGTCAGTGTTTAATGGACCAGAGGTCACCATGCATAAAGACGCCCTGCACGGGAACTGGGAGAACCGTGACCTCCACAACCTCTACGGACTCTATGTG cAAATGGCCACAGCAGAGGGTCTGATTGAGCGTTCAGGGGGAGTGGAGAGGCCGTTTGTCCTGACCAGAGCCTTCTTCGCTGGCTCCCAGCGCTACGGTGCTGTGTGGACAGGTGATAACACTGCTGAGTGGGAACATCTGAAGATCTCCATCCCCATGTGTCTCAGTCTGGGCCTGGTTGGTGTTTCTTTCTGTGGAG CTGATGTGGGTGGTTTCTTCAAGTCTCCCAGTACTGAGCTCCTGGTGCGTTGGTACCAGACAGGGGCTTACCAGCCCTTCTTCCGGGCCCATGCCCATCTGGACACCCCACGCAGGGAGCCCTGGCTGTTTGGCCCAGAAAACACTGCTCTGATCAGGGAGGCTGTCCGCCAGCGTTACGCCCTCCTGCCCTACTGGTACCAGCTGTTCTACCACGCCCACCACTCTGGCCAGCCCGTCATGAGACCACTGTGGGTGGAGTATCCTCAGGATACGGCCACGTTCTCCATGGATGACCAGTTCCTGCTTG GGAGAGATCTGCTGGTGCACCCTGTGACTGAGGAGGGGGGCAGGGGTGTTACTGCCTACCTGCCTGGAAAAGGAGAG GTCTGGTTTGACGTCCACACGTTCCAGAAACACAACGGAGCCCAGAACCTCTACATCCCTGTCACCATCAGCTCT ATTCCGGTATTCCAGCGCGGTGGTTCAATTATTCCCAGGAAGGCCCGGGTTCGAAGGTCATCATCCTGCATGGAACATGACCCCTACACCTTATTCGTTGCGCTTAGccccaag AGATTTGCCCAGGGCGAGCTCTACATAGACGACGGCCACACCTTTAACTTTGACAAACAGAAGCAGTTCATCCACAGAAGACTTTCTTTTGCCAATAAGGCCCTGTCCTCCAG AAACCTGGCCCCTGGTTCCCAGTTTATCACTCCCTCCTGGATTGAGAAGATAGTCATATTGGGGGCCAGTAAGCCCAGCAAGGCCACTCTGAAGACTCCTG ATGGCAAGGAGAATCTGCTGGAGTTTGAGTTTGATGCCTCAATGTCGGTGTTAACCCTTCGTAAGCCAGGCGTCAACGCAGGGGTGGACTGGACTGTGGTGCTTCAGTAA
- the ganabb gene encoding neutral alpha-glucosidase AB isoform X1: protein MAAFIVRMGPLLVLWLAVFLSGTWAVDRGNFKTCDQSAFCKRQRALKPGQSPYRALLETLELTNTKLTLQLINDNNKVRLLLELYRLQGNMTRVKINELKPLKPRFEVPDVLINDPPTEPLSLLSQDENGVVLSLGADSQWLIVSAKPFRLDIMEGREVLLSLNSRGLLAFEHLRIRKDTISYKIKNNVYSAWENIKWVFSSQVDPEGAEKKEETDAANELAEGETAKEDGMWEETFKSHTDNKPNGPSSISLDFSLPGVEHVYGIPEHADSLKLKTTDGGDPYRLFNLDVFQYELFNPMALYGAIPVMLSHSAQRTMGIFWLNAAETWVDISSNTAGKTVFGQMLDYVQGSSETPQTDVRWISESGIIDVFIMLGPTPTDVFSQYASLTGTQAFPPLSALAYHQCRWNYNDQEDVAAVDKGFDEHDIPYDFIWLDIEHTDGKRYFTWDPHKFPQPKDMLQGLMDKRRKMVTIVDPHIKVDSSYKIHNEIRSKGFYVKNKDGGDYEGWCWPGNSGYPDFTNPEMRAWWASMFAYDQYEPFSLSAACSEAPHLTHTALHQGSMENMYTWNDMNEPSVFNGPEVTMHKDALHGNWENRDLHNLYGLYVQMATAEGLIERSGGVERPFVLTRAFFAGSQRYGAVWTGDNTAEWEHLKISIPMCLSLGLVGVSFCGADVGGFFKSPSTELLVRWYQTGAYQPFFRAHAHLDTPRREPWLFGPENTALIREAVRQRYALLPYWYQLFYHAHHSGQPVMRPLWVEYPQDTATFSMDDQFLLGRDLLVHPVTEEGGRGVTAYLPGKGEVWFDVHTFQKHNGAQNLYIPVTISSIPVFQRGGSIIPRKARVRRSSSCMEHDPYTLFVALSPKRFAQGELYIDDGHTFNFDKQKQFIHRRLSFANKALSSRNLAPGSQFITPSWIEKIVILGASKPSKATLKTPDGKENLLEFEFDASMSVLTLRKPGVNAGVDWTVVLQ, encoded by the exons ATGGCCGCCTTCATAGTAAG GATGGGGCCACTGTTAGTGTTGTGGCTGGCTGTCTTCCTCAGTGGGACCTGGGCGGTGGACCGTGGGAACTTCAAAACCTGTGACCAGAGTGCCTTCTGCAA GCGTCAGCGAGCGTTGAAGCCTGGCCAGTCCCCGTACAGAGCCCTGCTGGAGACCCTGGAGCTCACCAACACTAAACTCACACTGCAGCTCATCAATGACAACAACAAG GTGCGTCTGCTGCTCGAGCTCTATCGTCTCCAGGGCAACATGACCAGGGTGAAGATAAATGAGTTGAAGCCGCTGAAGCCTCGCTTTGAGGTCCCCGATGTGCTCATCAACGACCCTCCTACAGAGCC tctgtctctcctgtcgCAGGATGAGAATGGGGTGGTTCTGTCTTTGGGGGCAGACTCTCAGTGGCTGATCGTCAGTGCTAAACCGTTCCGATTGGACATCATGGAGGGGCGGGAGGTTCTTCTGTCACTTAACTCCCGTGGTCTGCTGGCCTTCGAGCACCTCCGGATCCGCAAGGATAC CATCTCCTATAAGATAAAAAACAACGTTTATAGCGCGTGGGAAAATATCAAGTGGGTATTCTCTAG TCAGGTAGACCCAGAAGGAGCTGAGAAGAAAGAAGAAACTGATGCTGCCAACGAACTGGCAGAAGGagag ACCGCAAAGGAGGATGGAATGTGGGAGGAGACGTTCAAGTCGCACACAGACAACAAACCCAATG GCCCTTCCTCCATTAGTCTGGACTTCTCTCTGCCAGGGGTAGAGCATGTCTATGGCATCCCGGAACACGCAGACAGTCTTAAACTCAAAACCACTGA TGGAGGGGATCCATACCGCTTGTTTAACCTAGACGTGTTCCAGTATGAGCTGTTCAACCCCATGGCCCTGTACGGTGCCATCCCTGTCATGCTGTCCCACAGTGCACAACGCACCATGGGCATCTTCTGGCTCAACGCTGCTGAGACCTGGGTGGACATCAGCTCCAACACCGCTggaaag ACTGTGTTTGGCCAGATGCTAGACTATGTTCAGGGCTCCAGTGAGACGCCACAGACAGACGTGCGTTGGATCTCAGAGAGCGGCATCATTGACGTCTTCATCATGCTGGGACCCACTCCCACTGATGTCTTCTCCCAGTACGCATCACTCACAG GTACCCAGGCCTTCCCTCCCCTGTCTGCACTGGCCTACCACCAGTGCCGCTGGAACTACAACGACCAGGAGGATGTGGCGGCTGTGGACAAGGGCTTCGATGAGCACGACATCCCCTACGACTTTATCTGGCTGGACATAGAGCACACGGACGGCAAGCGCTACTTCACCTGGGACCCTCACAAGTTCCCCCAGCCCAAAGACATGCTGCAGGGCCTGATGGACAAGAGACGCAAG ATGGTGACCATTGTGGACCCTCACATCAAGGTGGACAGCAGCTACAAGATCCACAATGAGATTCGCTCTAAAGGCTTCTATGTCAAAAACAAAGATGGTGGAGACTACGAGGGCTGGTGCTGGCCTG GTAATTCTGGTTACCCAGACTTTACCAATCCTGAGATGAGAGCTTGGTGGGCCAGTATGTTTGCCTACGATCAGTATGAG cccttctccctgagtgctgcctGCTCCGAAGCACCTCATCTCACTCACACAGCTCTCCATCAG GGATCCATGGAGAACATGTATACATGGAATGACATGAACGAGCCGTCAGTGTTTAATGGACCAGAGGTCACCATGCATAAAGACGCCCTGCACGGGAACTGGGAGAACCGTGACCTCCACAACCTCTACGGACTCTATGTG cAAATGGCCACAGCAGAGGGTCTGATTGAGCGTTCAGGGGGAGTGGAGAGGCCGTTTGTCCTGACCAGAGCCTTCTTCGCTGGCTCCCAGCGCTACGGTGCTGTGTGGACAGGTGATAACACTGCTGAGTGGGAACATCTGAAGATCTCCATCCCCATGTGTCTCAGTCTGGGCCTGGTTGGTGTTTCTTTCTGTGGAG CTGATGTGGGTGGTTTCTTCAAGTCTCCCAGTACTGAGCTCCTGGTGCGTTGGTACCAGACAGGGGCTTACCAGCCCTTCTTCCGGGCCCATGCCCATCTGGACACCCCACGCAGGGAGCCCTGGCTGTTTGGCCCAGAAAACACTGCTCTGATCAGGGAGGCTGTCCGCCAGCGTTACGCCCTCCTGCCCTACTGGTACCAGCTGTTCTACCACGCCCACCACTCTGGCCAGCCCGTCATGAGACCACTGTGGGTGGAGTATCCTCAGGATACGGCCACGTTCTCCATGGATGACCAGTTCCTGCTTG GGAGAGATCTGCTGGTGCACCCTGTGACTGAGGAGGGGGGCAGGGGTGTTACTGCCTACCTGCCTGGAAAAGGAGAG GTCTGGTTTGACGTCCACACGTTCCAGAAACACAACGGAGCCCAGAACCTCTACATCCCTGTCACCATCAGCTCT ATTCCGGTATTCCAGCGCGGTGGTTCAATTATTCCCAGGAAGGCCCGGGTTCGAAGGTCATCATCCTGCATGGAACATGACCCCTACACCTTATTCGTTGCGCTTAGccccaag AGATTTGCCCAGGGCGAGCTCTACATAGACGACGGCCACACCTTTAACTTTGACAAACAGAAGCAGTTCATCCACAGAAGACTTTCTTTTGCCAATAAGGCCCTGTCCTCCAG AAACCTGGCCCCTGGTTCCCAGTTTATCACTCCCTCCTGGATTGAGAAGATAGTCATATTGGGGGCCAGTAAGCCCAGCAAGGCCACTCTGAAGACTCCTG ATGGCAAGGAGAATCTGCTGGAGTTTGAGTTTGATGCCTCAATGTCGGTGTTAACCCTTCGTAAGCCAGGCGTCAACGCAGGGGTGGACTGGACTGTGGTGCTTCAGTAA
- the ganabb gene encoding neutral alpha-glucosidase AB isoform X2, protein MGPLLVLWLAVFLSGTWAVDRGNFKTCDQSAFCKRQRALKPGQSPYRALLETLELTNTKLTLQLINDNNKVRLLLELYRLQGNMTRVKINELKPLKPRFEVPDVLINDPPTEPLSLLSQDENGVVLSLGADSQWLIVSAKPFRLDIMEGREVLLSLNSRGLLAFEHLRIRKDTISYKIKNNVYSAWENIKWVFSSQVDPEGAEKKEETDAANELAEGETAKEDGMWEETFKSHTDNKPNGPSSISLDFSLPGVEHVYGIPEHADSLKLKTTDGGDPYRLFNLDVFQYELFNPMALYGAIPVMLSHSAQRTMGIFWLNAAETWVDISSNTAGKTVFGQMLDYVQGSSETPQTDVRWISESGIIDVFIMLGPTPTDVFSQYASLTGTQAFPPLSALAYHQCRWNYNDQEDVAAVDKGFDEHDIPYDFIWLDIEHTDGKRYFTWDPHKFPQPKDMLQGLMDKRRKMVTIVDPHIKVDSSYKIHNEIRSKGFYVKNKDGGDYEGWCWPGNSGYPDFTNPEMRAWWASMFAYDQYEPFSLSAACSEAPHLTHTALHQGSMENMYTWNDMNEPSVFNGPEVTMHKDALHGNWENRDLHNLYGLYVQMATAEGLIERSGGVERPFVLTRAFFAGSQRYGAVWTGDNTAEWEHLKISIPMCLSLGLVGVSFCGADVGGFFKSPSTELLVRWYQTGAYQPFFRAHAHLDTPRREPWLFGPENTALIREAVRQRYALLPYWYQLFYHAHHSGQPVMRPLWVEYPQDTATFSMDDQFLLGRDLLVHPVTEEGGRGVTAYLPGKGEVWFDVHTFQKHNGAQNLYIPVTISSIPVFQRGGSIIPRKARVRRSSSCMEHDPYTLFVALSPKRFAQGELYIDDGHTFNFDKQKQFIHRRLSFANKALSSRNLAPGSQFITPSWIEKIVILGASKPSKATLKTPDGKENLLEFEFDASMSVLTLRKPGVNAGVDWTVVLQ, encoded by the exons ATGGGGCCACTGTTAGTGTTGTGGCTGGCTGTCTTCCTCAGTGGGACCTGGGCGGTGGACCGTGGGAACTTCAAAACCTGTGACCAGAGTGCCTTCTGCAA GCGTCAGCGAGCGTTGAAGCCTGGCCAGTCCCCGTACAGAGCCCTGCTGGAGACCCTGGAGCTCACCAACACTAAACTCACACTGCAGCTCATCAATGACAACAACAAG GTGCGTCTGCTGCTCGAGCTCTATCGTCTCCAGGGCAACATGACCAGGGTGAAGATAAATGAGTTGAAGCCGCTGAAGCCTCGCTTTGAGGTCCCCGATGTGCTCATCAACGACCCTCCTACAGAGCC tctgtctctcctgtcgCAGGATGAGAATGGGGTGGTTCTGTCTTTGGGGGCAGACTCTCAGTGGCTGATCGTCAGTGCTAAACCGTTCCGATTGGACATCATGGAGGGGCGGGAGGTTCTTCTGTCACTTAACTCCCGTGGTCTGCTGGCCTTCGAGCACCTCCGGATCCGCAAGGATAC CATCTCCTATAAGATAAAAAACAACGTTTATAGCGCGTGGGAAAATATCAAGTGGGTATTCTCTAG TCAGGTAGACCCAGAAGGAGCTGAGAAGAAAGAAGAAACTGATGCTGCCAACGAACTGGCAGAAGGagag ACCGCAAAGGAGGATGGAATGTGGGAGGAGACGTTCAAGTCGCACACAGACAACAAACCCAATG GCCCTTCCTCCATTAGTCTGGACTTCTCTCTGCCAGGGGTAGAGCATGTCTATGGCATCCCGGAACACGCAGACAGTCTTAAACTCAAAACCACTGA TGGAGGGGATCCATACCGCTTGTTTAACCTAGACGTGTTCCAGTATGAGCTGTTCAACCCCATGGCCCTGTACGGTGCCATCCCTGTCATGCTGTCCCACAGTGCACAACGCACCATGGGCATCTTCTGGCTCAACGCTGCTGAGACCTGGGTGGACATCAGCTCCAACACCGCTggaaag ACTGTGTTTGGCCAGATGCTAGACTATGTTCAGGGCTCCAGTGAGACGCCACAGACAGACGTGCGTTGGATCTCAGAGAGCGGCATCATTGACGTCTTCATCATGCTGGGACCCACTCCCACTGATGTCTTCTCCCAGTACGCATCACTCACAG GTACCCAGGCCTTCCCTCCCCTGTCTGCACTGGCCTACCACCAGTGCCGCTGGAACTACAACGACCAGGAGGATGTGGCGGCTGTGGACAAGGGCTTCGATGAGCACGACATCCCCTACGACTTTATCTGGCTGGACATAGAGCACACGGACGGCAAGCGCTACTTCACCTGGGACCCTCACAAGTTCCCCCAGCCCAAAGACATGCTGCAGGGCCTGATGGACAAGAGACGCAAG ATGGTGACCATTGTGGACCCTCACATCAAGGTGGACAGCAGCTACAAGATCCACAATGAGATTCGCTCTAAAGGCTTCTATGTCAAAAACAAAGATGGTGGAGACTACGAGGGCTGGTGCTGGCCTG GTAATTCTGGTTACCCAGACTTTACCAATCCTGAGATGAGAGCTTGGTGGGCCAGTATGTTTGCCTACGATCAGTATGAG cccttctccctgagtgctgcctGCTCCGAAGCACCTCATCTCACTCACACAGCTCTCCATCAG GGATCCATGGAGAACATGTATACATGGAATGACATGAACGAGCCGTCAGTGTTTAATGGACCAGAGGTCACCATGCATAAAGACGCCCTGCACGGGAACTGGGAGAACCGTGACCTCCACAACCTCTACGGACTCTATGTG cAAATGGCCACAGCAGAGGGTCTGATTGAGCGTTCAGGGGGAGTGGAGAGGCCGTTTGTCCTGACCAGAGCCTTCTTCGCTGGCTCCCAGCGCTACGGTGCTGTGTGGACAGGTGATAACACTGCTGAGTGGGAACATCTGAAGATCTCCATCCCCATGTGTCTCAGTCTGGGCCTGGTTGGTGTTTCTTTCTGTGGAG CTGATGTGGGTGGTTTCTTCAAGTCTCCCAGTACTGAGCTCCTGGTGCGTTGGTACCAGACAGGGGCTTACCAGCCCTTCTTCCGGGCCCATGCCCATCTGGACACCCCACGCAGGGAGCCCTGGCTGTTTGGCCCAGAAAACACTGCTCTGATCAGGGAGGCTGTCCGCCAGCGTTACGCCCTCCTGCCCTACTGGTACCAGCTGTTCTACCACGCCCACCACTCTGGCCAGCCCGTCATGAGACCACTGTGGGTGGAGTATCCTCAGGATACGGCCACGTTCTCCATGGATGACCAGTTCCTGCTTG GGAGAGATCTGCTGGTGCACCCTGTGACTGAGGAGGGGGGCAGGGGTGTTACTGCCTACCTGCCTGGAAAAGGAGAG GTCTGGTTTGACGTCCACACGTTCCAGAAACACAACGGAGCCCAGAACCTCTACATCCCTGTCACCATCAGCTCT ATTCCGGTATTCCAGCGCGGTGGTTCAATTATTCCCAGGAAGGCCCGGGTTCGAAGGTCATCATCCTGCATGGAACATGACCCCTACACCTTATTCGTTGCGCTTAGccccaag AGATTTGCCCAGGGCGAGCTCTACATAGACGACGGCCACACCTTTAACTTTGACAAACAGAAGCAGTTCATCCACAGAAGACTTTCTTTTGCCAATAAGGCCCTGTCCTCCAG AAACCTGGCCCCTGGTTCCCAGTTTATCACTCCCTCCTGGATTGAGAAGATAGTCATATTGGGGGCCAGTAAGCCCAGCAAGGCCACTCTGAAGACTCCTG ATGGCAAGGAGAATCTGCTGGAGTTTGAGTTTGATGCCTCAATGTCGGTGTTAACCCTTCGTAAGCCAGGCGTCAACGCAGGGGTGGACTGGACTGTGGTGCTTCAGTAA